In a single window of the Acyrthosiphon pisum isolate AL4f chromosome X, pea_aphid_22Mar2018_4r6ur, whole genome shotgun sequence genome:
- the LOC107884115 gene encoding uncharacterized protein LOC107884115, with translation MEPSLCNAIIEDSETGERLCPSLSSIISINVSPEDNSLLIARGRSIQTEYKLEELVGLYTDDAYPDRVALKFRSHKHNVLLLCSVQTHIQNILSFIHEYIALNDQDHIINNGYKLDMGSFSCMKRYTLEFNFEILSNLVLENVGVRCLIGLENMPHLRSISLSGSELGKTRREKDTFWNWMLLKNIGKSLTILLMDNVDLRVVPFEMRNLTNLETLSMAHNKLKCLPHYFGDLTAMSRLFINDNSISYFPFVLQNRTFIDINIEDNFLRLPREGETPPAYRQKPPIEKRAPEKLAHLALFSLLNNKVQFERKDINRPLWKYFNNISRCRECNKWMVVYLKNAFYEIGFLSTANYQCVANIILWQYAECLYPCKQESHR, from the exons ATGGAGCCCTCGTTGTGTAACGCCATCATAGAGGACTCTGAAACAGGCGAAAGGCTGTGTCCATCGCTCTCCTCAATAATCTCAATCAACGTCTCACCTGAAGATAACAGCTTGCTAATCGCGCGTGGGAGGTCGATCCAAACAGAGTACAAGCTAGAAGAACTCGTCGGGCTCTACACAGATGATGCATACCCAGACCGGGTGGCGCTGAAATTCAGATCGCATAAGCACAACGTGCTACTGCTGTGCAGCGTTCAGACTCACATTCAGAACATTTTGTCTTTCATTCACGAGTACATAGCCTTGAACGATCAGGACCATATTATTAACAACGGATACAAGCTAGACATGGGCTCGTTCTCGTGTATGAAACGTTATACGTTAGAATTCAACTTTGAAATTTTGTCAAACCTCGTATTAGAAAATGTCGGTGTGCGATGCTTAATAGGGCTGGAGAATATGCCACACCTCCGGAGTATCAGCTTGTCGGGCAGCGAACTGGGAAAGACACGGCGTGAAAAGGATACGTTTTGGAACTGGATGTTGTTGAAAAACATCGGAAAATCGTTGACCATTCTGTTGATGGATAATGTTGATCTGAGGGTGGTACCGTTTGAAATGCGAAACTTGACCAACCTAGAAACTTTGTCTATGGCACATAATAAACTG AAATGTTTACCTCATTACTTTGGTGATCTGACCGCTATGAGCCGATTATTTATTAACGACAACAGTATATCATACTTTCCATTTGTGCTACAGAATAGGACATTTATAGATATCAATattgaagataattttttaagattacCGAGAGAGGGTGAGACACCGCCAGCTTATAGACAAAAACCACCCATAGAAAAAAGAGCTCCGGAAAAATTAGCACATTTAGCTCTGTTTTcgttacttaataataaagttCAATTTGAAAGAAAAGATATAAATCGTCCCCTATGGAAGTACTTTAATAATATCAGTCGTTGTAGAGAATGTAATAAATGGATGGTAGTTTatctaaaaaatgcattttatgaaATTGGTTTCTTGAGCACAGCGAATTATCAATGTgttgcaaatattatattatggcagtATGCTGAGTGTCTTTATCCTTGCAAGCAGGAGTCACACAGATAA
- the LOC115033137 gene encoding insulin-degrading enzyme-like: MSDPDIILRTNVVRKSVMDLRDYRALKLKNGLKVLLISDPDTDNSAASLAVAVGSLNDPKALPGLAHLCEHMLIMGTKTYPGENEFSQFIAQNGGYYSAYTAIDHTNYYCSSKTDELRPLLDRFSRFFLEPLFTASSALKEINAIDSEHEKNKTDDNWRLEQLKRSLSVPNHPFNMFGTGTKQTLWDIPKKKKKKISHKLLEFHSKWYSSNLMNLAVLGKEDLNTLEYMVVSLFKHIKNKNINLPTWTDPIYKKEQLATKTIVVPVKDIRQLIVNFLLKDQQPYYKTMPIDYLNALFGDKGPTSISAVLMKKGWSTGMLANNIVEARGIEYYEIYVELTEVGLDHVDDIVKLIFQVMLFLINLIKLIQV; the protein is encoded by the exons ATGTCGGATCCGGATATAATCTTGCGTACCAATGTCGTCAGAAAGTCGGTGATGGATTTGCGAGACTACCGTGCCTTAAAGTTGAAAAATGGTCTCAAAGTTCTGTTGATCAGTGATCCTGACACCGACAATTCGGCCGCGTCTTTAGCTGTCGCAGTTG gtagtctaAACGACCCGAAAGCTCTTCCAGGTCTAGCACATTTATGTGAGCACATGCTTATCATGGGCACAAAAACATATCCGGGAGAAAATGAATTTTCGCAGTTCATAGCACAAAATGGTGGATATTATAGTGCGTACACAGCAATCGATCATACAAACTATTATTGTTCCTCTAAAACAGATGAACTCAGACCACTATTGGACAG aTTTTCTAGATTTTTCTTAGAACCATTGTTCACTGCAAGCTCGGcattaaaagaaattaatgCTATTGACTCTgaacatgaaaaaaataaaactgacgacAATTGGCGTTTGGAACAACTAAAAAGAAGCTTATCCGTCCCAAATCATCCCTTTAACATGTTCGGCACAG GTACAAAGCAGACATTGTGGGATATCccaaagaaaaagaaaaagaaaattagtcATAAACTATTGGAGTTTCATTCAAAATGGTATTCTTCAAATTTAATGAATCTAGCTGTACTCGGAAAAG aggATTTAAACACGTTAGAATATATGgttgtatcattatttaaacatatcaaaaataaaaatataaatttgccGACATGGACTGAcccaatttataaaaaagaacaGCTTGCAACTAAAACCATTGTAGTTCCAGTAAAAGATATCAGACAACTAATTGTTAACTTTCTTCTTAAAGATCAGCAACCATACTATAAGACCATG cCTATTGATTATTTGAACGCGCTATTTGGTGACAAGGGTCCAACTAGTATTTCAGCTGTCCTAATGAAAAAGGGATGGTCTACCGGAATGTTGGCCAATAACATAGTCGAAGCTAGAGGCATTGAGTATTATGAGATTTACGTTGAATTAACAGAAGTTGGATTGGATCATGTCGATGACATagtcaaattaatatttcaggtaatgttatttttaatcaatttaattaaattgattcaagtttaa
- the LOC115033313 gene encoding insulin-degrading enzyme-like gives MLKQNGPVPWFHEETKVIKAIEFYFKDKESPLPYVCTLTPRMIRYKIRDVLIAEHLIEEWKPELITELMNYFTPDNMRITVVSQTYQNQTNAVDPYYGTPYSVLKIPEKTLNNWRNAEVSEELKIPSRNDYIANTFSIVPIGHNKSEIPQIFYSSSIIRCWLNTDTVFRLPKAYISVEFYR, from the exons atgttaaaacaaaatGGCCCTGTACCATGGTTCCACGAAGAAACTAAAGTTATTAAAGCAATAGAATTCTATTTTAAAGATAAAGAATCGCCATTACCTTATGTATGTACACTTACTCCTCGGATGATA AGATATAAAATAAGAGATGTTTTGATAGCTGAACATTTAATCGAAGAATGGAAACCAGAATTAATAACAGaacttatgaattattttacacCAGATAATATGAG AATCACAGTTGTTTCCCAAACATATCAAAACCAGACTAATGCAGTAGACCCATACTACGGGACACCGTATTCTGTACTTAAAATACCAGAAAAAACTcttaat AACTGGCGTAATGCTGAAGTTAGCGAAGAACTTAAAATACCATCAAGGAACGACTACATAGCTAATACTTTTTCCATAGTGCCAATTGGACATAAC aaATCCGAAATcccacaaatattttatagttcttCGATTATAAGATGTTGGTTAAACACAGATACAGTTTTCA